From Chromatiales bacterium, one genomic window encodes:
- the nusA gene encoding transcription termination/antitermination protein NusA translates to MSKEILLVAEAVSNEKAVDREIIFEALEAALASATRKRYGDDDVDVRVNINRVTGEYDTFRRWKVFADDSTELETPARELRMIDAVDIDPAAEPGGYVEQLIPSVEFGRIAAQTAKQVIVQKVREAERKKVVEEFEGRVGQLLSGVVKRVDRNGVYVDLGGNAEGFIPREHMMPREPARPQDRIKALLREVRSEPRGPQLFLTRTSPQFLLELFKIEVPEVGQGLIEILGAARDPGLRAKIAVKSNDRRIDPVGACVGMRGSRVQAVSNELAGERVDIILWNESPAQYVINAMSPADVSSIVVDEESHSMDLAVQEDKLSQAIGRGGQNIRLASELTGWELNVMTEAAAEEKSEKESRVLLDLFKEKLDVDEEVALILVQEGFSSIEEIAYVPANELLGIEEFDQDMVDELRNRARDVLITLAIQNEEKIDKAPPAQDLLSLEGMDPALAGQLARRGICTRDDLAEQAVDDLEGIEGLDDERSAKLIMAARAHWFEQESAG, encoded by the coding sequence ATGAGCAAGGAAATTCTGCTGGTGGCCGAAGCCGTCTCGAACGAGAAGGCAGTTGACCGTGAAATAATTTTTGAGGCGCTGGAAGCCGCGCTGGCTTCGGCAACCCGCAAGCGTTATGGCGACGACGATGTCGATGTGCGCGTCAACATCAACCGAGTCACCGGCGAATATGACACATTCCGTCGCTGGAAAGTCTTCGCGGATGATTCCACCGAGCTTGAGACGCCCGCGCGCGAGCTGCGCATGATTGATGCGGTCGATATCGACCCGGCAGCGGAGCCTGGCGGGTACGTGGAACAGCTCATTCCCTCGGTGGAATTCGGCCGCATTGCTGCCCAGACGGCGAAGCAGGTCATCGTGCAGAAAGTACGGGAAGCAGAACGCAAGAAGGTGGTCGAGGAGTTTGAAGGACGCGTTGGCCAGCTGTTGTCCGGCGTCGTGAAACGCGTTGACCGCAACGGCGTGTACGTCGACCTGGGTGGCAATGCCGAGGGCTTCATCCCGCGTGAGCACATGATGCCCCGGGAGCCGGCCAGGCCGCAGGACCGTATCAAGGCGCTGCTGCGCGAAGTTCGCTCGGAGCCGCGCGGTCCGCAGCTGTTCTTGACCAGAACTTCACCGCAGTTTCTGCTTGAGCTGTTCAAGATCGAAGTCCCGGAGGTTGGTCAGGGGCTGATTGAAATCCTCGGTGCAGCGCGTGACCCCGGCCTGCGGGCGAAGATCGCGGTAAAGAGCAACGACCGCCGCATTGATCCGGTCGGCGCCTGTGTCGGTATGCGTGGTTCGCGTGTGCAGGCTGTCTCCAATGAGCTGGCCGGCGAACGTGTGGACATCATTCTCTGGAACGAGAGTCCGGCCCAGTACGTGATCAATGCCATGTCGCCTGCCGATGTCAGCTCCATCGTGGTCGATGAGGAAAGCCACAGCATGGATCTCGCTGTTCAGGAGGACAAGCTGTCCCAGGCCATCGGTCGTGGCGGCCAGAATATCCGCCTGGCGAGCGAACTGACCGGCTGGGAACTCAACGTCATGACCGAGGCAGCTGCCGAGGAAAAGAGCGAGAAGGAGTCCCGGGTGCTGCTGGACCTGTTCAAGGAGAAGCTGGACGTGGACGAGGAAGTGGCACTGATCCTTGTGCAGGAAGGCTTCTCGAGCATCGAGGAGATCGCCTACGTGCCTGCCAACGAGTTGCTCGGCATCGAGGAATTTGACCAGGACATGGTTGATGAACTGCGTAACCGGGCCCGCGATGTGCTGATTACCCTGGCCATCCAGAATGAGGAAAAGATCGACAAGGCACCTCCGGCACAGGATCTGCTGAGTCTGGAGGGGATGGATCCGGCGCTGGCCGGTCAGCTTGCCAGGCGCGGCATCTGTACGCGCGATGATCTGGCTGAACAGGCAGTAGACGATCTGGAGGGTATAGAGGGGCTTGATGACGAGCGCTCGGCGAAGCTGATCATGGCGGCGCGTGCGCATTGGTTCGAACAGGAGTCAGCCGGTTGA
- the infB gene encoding translation initiation factor IF-2 yields MSEVTVTQFADALKIPVEKLLAQLGEAGISVEGADAVISDDAKQNLLTHLRRTHGHDDSSAAAAAAPRKITLNRRTSTEIKVGAGQGRAKTVTVEVRRKRTYINRGVLEDAARKQQEEQDRLRAEEQAKADQARELEQRELERVQREKEQAETEARQKAEEEARRVSEETALQETEKTRARTEEETRKRDVEARQRREAIGKREVRREVVEVLAASPEEDLPDDKGTLFGRQELHVAADASGRRKKKKARRRTVAVSVDSSRHGFERPTAPVVREVAIPETIKVGDLAQRLAVKSTDVIRSLMKLGVMATINQAIDQDAATLVVEEYGHIAKAVKVEDLEDLIRPGEDDAGEMKPRPPVVTVMGHVDHGKTSLLDYIRRTKVASGEAGGITQHIGAYHVETAKGPVTFLDTPGHAAFTSMRARGAKVTDIIVLVVAADDGVMPQTEEAIVHARAAGVPIVVAVNKVDKSDADLDRVRQELVAKEVVPEEWGGDTMFVNVSAKTGQGIDDLLSAILLQAEVLELAAVDEGRAAGVVIESSLEKGRGAVATVLVTRGRLKLGDALLAGHEYGRVRAMTNERGEPVTEVGPSQPVSVLGLSGTPNAGDDVLVLEDERKARELAQFRLARTRDTKLAQQQATKLDDVFSQFDASQPKTLQLLIKADVQGSAEALSDAMSKLSHDEVQVKVIGTGVGGLSASDITLAAASKAIIIAFNVRADGAGRQAIKDTGVDVRYYSIIYQAIDDVRAAITGMLSPVVREQIVGLAEVRDVFKSPKFGDIAGCLVIDGYVRRNNPLRVLRNNAVIYEGELESLRRFKDDVNEVRAGTECGIGIRNYNDVKPGDQIECYERITVERTA; encoded by the coding sequence ATGTCGGAAGTGACGGTCACGCAGTTTGCAGATGCCCTGAAGATTCCCGTGGAGAAGCTCCTGGCCCAGCTGGGTGAGGCAGGGATATCCGTGGAAGGTGCGGATGCGGTTATCAGTGATGATGCCAAGCAGAACCTGCTTACGCATCTGCGCCGTACGCACGGTCATGATGACAGCAGCGCGGCGGCGGCCGCAGCGCCCCGCAAGATCACACTGAACCGGCGCACATCGACAGAAATCAAGGTGGGTGCGGGGCAGGGGCGTGCGAAGACCGTAACTGTCGAGGTGCGGCGCAAGCGTACCTATATCAATCGGGGTGTTCTTGAAGATGCTGCCAGGAAGCAGCAGGAGGAACAGGACCGGCTGCGCGCCGAGGAGCAGGCCAAGGCCGATCAGGCGCGTGAACTCGAGCAGCGCGAGCTTGAGCGCGTGCAGCGCGAGAAGGAGCAGGCGGAGACTGAAGCCAGACAGAAGGCCGAGGAAGAAGCCCGCCGGGTCAGCGAAGAAACTGCGCTGCAGGAAACAGAGAAAACACGGGCCCGGACCGAGGAAGAAACGCGGAAACGTGATGTCGAGGCCCGTCAGCGACGTGAGGCGATCGGCAAGCGCGAGGTGCGCCGCGAGGTCGTTGAAGTGCTGGCCGCAAGTCCGGAGGAGGATCTTCCGGATGACAAAGGCACTCTTTTCGGTCGTCAGGAGCTGCATGTCGCTGCCGATGCCAGCGGGCGGCGCAAGAAGAAAAAGGCGCGCCGACGAACGGTGGCCGTATCTGTGGACAGCAGCCGGCATGGCTTTGAGCGGCCTACCGCGCCGGTAGTTCGTGAGGTCGCAATCCCGGAGACCATCAAGGTAGGCGATCTGGCGCAGCGTCTGGCAGTCAAGTCGACTGACGTTATCCGTTCGCTGATGAAGCTGGGTGTGATGGCAACCATCAACCAGGCCATCGATCAGGATGCCGCCACTCTCGTCGTCGAAGAGTATGGGCACATCGCCAAAGCCGTAAAGGTCGAGGATCTGGAAGACCTGATCAGGCCGGGCGAAGACGATGCCGGAGAAATGAAACCACGCCCCCCGGTAGTGACGGTGATGGGTCACGTGGACCATGGCAAGACTTCGCTGCTGGACTATATTCGTCGCACAAAAGTGGCCTCCGGAGAGGCCGGCGGGATCACCCAGCACATCGGTGCTTACCATGTTGAAACGGCCAAAGGCCCGGTGACCTTCCTGGATACGCCTGGCCATGCTGCATTTACATCCATGCGTGCACGTGGCGCCAAAGTTACCGACATCATCGTGCTGGTTGTTGCTGCAGATGACGGTGTGATGCCGCAGACGGAAGAAGCCATCGTGCATGCGCGCGCAGCGGGCGTTCCGATTGTGGTTGCGGTCAACAAGGTCGACAAGAGCGATGCCGATCTGGATCGGGTTCGGCAGGAGCTGGTTGCCAAGGAAGTTGTGCCCGAAGAGTGGGGCGGTGACACGATGTTCGTCAATGTCTCGGCAAAGACCGGGCAGGGTATCGATGATCTGCTCAGCGCAATTTTGCTGCAGGCCGAAGTGCTGGAACTGGCTGCTGTAGACGAAGGGCGTGCGGCGGGCGTGGTTATCGAATCCAGTCTTGAGAAGGGCCGGGGAGCGGTTGCCACTGTGCTGGTTACCCGTGGGCGGCTGAAGCTTGGCGATGCGTTGCTGGCCGGCCATGAGTACGGTCGGGTACGTGCGATGACCAACGAGCGTGGTGAGCCGGTTACAGAAGTCGGTCCGTCGCAGCCGGTATCTGTTCTTGGACTGTCAGGTACCCCGAATGCCGGTGATGACGTCCTGGTGCTTGAGGATGAGCGCAAGGCGCGCGAGCTCGCGCAGTTCCGCCTGGCGCGTACCCGCGACACGAAGCTTGCCCAGCAGCAGGCTACGAAGCTTGACGACGTATTCAGTCAGTTTGATGCCTCACAGCCCAAGACGCTGCAGTTGCTGATCAAGGCCGACGTTCAGGGTAGTGCAGAAGCGCTGAGCGATGCGATGAGCAAATTGTCACATGATGAAGTGCAGGTGAAGGTCATCGGCACAGGGGTCGGTGGTCTGAGCGCCTCGGACATCACGCTTGCCGCGGCCTCAAAGGCCATCATCATTGCGTTCAATGTCCGGGCCGATGGAGCCGGTCGCCAGGCTATCAAGGACACCGGTGTTGATGTTCGCTATTACAGCATCATCTACCAGGCCATCGATGATGTCCGCGCGGCGATCACGGGCATGTTGTCTCCGGTTGTCCGGGAGCAGATCGTCGGTCTGGCAGAGGTTCGGGATGTCTTCAAGTCGCCGAAATTTGGCGATATCGCCGGGTGCCTTGTCATCGATGGTTATGTACGGCGCAATAACCCGCTTCGGGTCCTCAGAAACAATGCCGTTATTTACGAGGGTGAACTCGAGTCGCTGCGGCGCTTCAAGGACGATGTCAACGAGGTCCGTGCGGGTACCGAGTGCGGTATCGGCATTCGTAATTACAATGACGTGAAACCCGGGGACCAGATTGAGTGCTATGAGCGGATTACGGTTGAACGGACCGCTTGA
- the rbfA gene encoding 30S ribosome-binding factor RbfA: MAREFQRSRRIEERIQRLLSDVIRTQVRDPRVEGVVITHVRVSRDLGVAWVYYASYEGNGHLSPDLQAGLDRASGFLRSHLARELNTRTVPEIRFRYDDLGEKSRELDRLIDTAVGASKSDPHPGQNPEGTEGPSAKAEKT; this comes from the coding sequence ATGGCCCGTGAATTCCAGCGGAGCCGCCGTATCGAGGAACGGATCCAGCGACTGTTGTCCGATGTAATCCGCACCCAGGTGCGCGATCCACGCGTTGAAGGTGTCGTTATCACCCACGTACGGGTATCACGTGATCTGGGCGTTGCCTGGGTTTACTACGCGAGCTATGAAGGGAATGGGCACCTGAGTCCCGACCTTCAGGCTGGTCTGGACAGGGCAAGTGGTTTTCTCCGTTCCCATCTCGCACGCGAACTCAACACCCGTACGGTTCCGGAAATACGTTTCCGCTATGACGACTTGGGGGAAAAAAGCCGGGAACTTGATCGCCTGATTGATACCGCGGTCGGTGCATCGAAGTCAGATCCGCATCCCGGGCAGAATCCGGAGGGGACTGAAGGGCCATCCGCAAAGGCTGAAAAGACGTGA
- the truB gene encoding tRNA pseudouridine(55) synthase TruB, translated as MRSGGARPPGVRRKVDGLLLLDKPSGVTSNAALQKLKWLYAARKAGHTGSLDPLASGMLPLCFGEATKFSQYLLGADKTYLVRARFGARTDTADSDGTVVESTEVRIPDEATLRRAVQHLTGSIAQVPPMYSALKHQGQRLYELARAGREVERPARPVVIYSFEIEHFDPVAPVFRVRCSKGTYIRVLIEDVAKEIGSLAHVIELRRTSVGGFEEAAMLTVEQCMVAADEGTKALDALLLPLDEVAGQWPLVRLQTEEARLLLRGSQIAAPNGQSTGMVRLYTEGGSFFGMGEVMTDGRLLPRRLLAHGSAARDGDLSLTQLSL; from the coding sequence GTGCGGTCCGGTGGAGCGAGGCCCCCCGGAGTTCGCCGGAAAGTGGATGGACTGCTGTTGCTGGACAAGCCGTCCGGCGTCACCTCCAATGCCGCGCTACAAAAGCTGAAGTGGCTGTACGCAGCGCGCAAGGCAGGTCATACGGGGAGCCTGGACCCGCTTGCTAGCGGTATGTTGCCGCTGTGTTTCGGCGAGGCCACGAAGTTCTCGCAGTACCTGCTCGGGGCCGACAAGACGTATCTCGTGCGGGCCAGATTCGGAGCCCGTACCGATACGGCCGATTCTGACGGGACCGTTGTCGAAAGCACGGAAGTCCGGATTCCCGATGAGGCGACGCTCAGGCGAGCGGTGCAGCATTTAACGGGTTCGATCGCACAGGTCCCGCCTATGTATTCGGCATTGAAACACCAGGGGCAACGGCTCTACGAGCTTGCAAGAGCAGGCCGGGAAGTTGAGCGTCCGGCCCGGCCCGTGGTGATCTACAGCTTCGAGATCGAGCATTTCGATCCCGTTGCCCCGGTCTTCAGAGTTCGCTGCAGTAAAGGCACGTATATACGTGTTTTAATTGAAGATGTAGCTAAAGAAATCGGGTCTCTCGCGCATGTAATCGAGTTGCGCCGAACCTCTGTCGGTGGCTTTGAGGAGGCGGCGATGCTCACGGTTGAGCAATGCATGGTCGCTGCAGATGAGGGGACGAAGGCGCTCGATGCGCTCCTCCTGCCGCTCGATGAAGTCGCCGGGCAATGGCCGCTGGTCAGGCTGCAGACCGAAGAGGCAAGGCTCCTGCTGCGCGGCAGTCAGATCGCTGCACCAAACGGACAGTCAACGGGCATGGTTCGCCTCTATACGGAGGGCGGCAGTTTCTTCGGAATGGGTGAGGTAATGACGGATGGCCGGCTGTTGCCCCGGCGCTTGCTGGCGCATGGTTCGGCTGCCCGGGACGGGGATCTCTCGCTGACTCAGCTATCCCTGTGA
- the rpsO gene encoding 30S ribosomal protein S15: MPHTAEAKSKIVGEYRRGAADTGSPEVQVALMSARITELTDHFTRHQKDHHSRQGLLRLVNQRRKLLDYLRSTDVARYKSLIEKLGLRR, encoded by the coding sequence ATGCCCCACACGGCTGAAGCGAAGAGCAAGATTGTTGGTGAGTACCGCCGCGGCGCGGCTGATACGGGTTCGCCTGAGGTGCAGGTTGCACTGATGTCGGCGCGCATCACAGAGTTGACTGATCACTTTACCCGCCACCAGAAAGACCATCATTCCCGTCAGGGTCTGCTTCGTCTTGTCAATCAGCGGCGCAAGCTGCTGGATTATCTGCGTTCGACGGATGTCGCACGCTACAAGAGCCTGATCGAGAAGCTTGGTCTGCGTCGCTAG